From Leifsonia sp. fls2-241-R2A-40a, one genomic window encodes:
- a CDS encoding AAA family ATPase, whose product MWRLDRKTDDDDATSDIGDDDALNPRTTTAPHALSLGDPGLVAGNIAEPVWKRWRDEIAAVGGDSPLLHFEDSPRTRIELSTTHPGGLPQFITGQSTLLSSLIRDELALRTARAAANAITTKGIELRSVRGIESIHLAIGLAQWRHGTDEFFAPILLRPLAIRRYGRDFELKLKGQTFLNPELARALNEQFQITLDADAFVALAVSNGVFKPQPVIDRLRGLTSHLPWFNVQPRLVASSFADVAPALTAEARDLDSVLLDALAGNPTARTTVESAFNPVEPIRQDERPPATDTLLLDADEAQENVVAQIAAGNSLVVKTLPGTGGTQTIVNAIGALVAQHKRVLVVSPRRSSLDDIAQRLTQAGLPGLAVTPRTLRRDLVQSIGRNEKATQPRVTDVDEALVRLRKVLVDYRAALTRRDPVLRVSVLDALRELSRLSLLPSPPSTTARLGRRAIELLAGERASSADALIRAARLGEFRYGPNDSPWYGASFTTTEEGKAAHELAKKLNRAELPRLLDRAQALIGQTRMRPFASIAELGVYLRLLLDIRETLDKFTPSVFDRSLTELIAATASRRESPSMSSANRRRLRKHALEYVRPGVHVTDLNESLRRIQQQRILWNRFAVAGVVPEVPVGIADVQVAYQRVAEDLARLDIPLSRTGTPQSLAVLPVEELTRQLAGLAAESEVLANLQERTALLTQLRDLELDPLISDLSVRHVPETQVSAELELAWWQSVLESLLASDRALLNANTGVLDRLEADFRLVDEAHASATGKQLAWMLAETWKIGIVDWPDEAAALKRLLKGGVPTASSVTEAAPHLARPLAPVWLISPYEIPSIGREVGFDAVLLVDAGASSLAENVPVIKRARQIVAFGDPVTQTPSRFDIGVHEYGTTVEDIDVDALHADSALARLSDLLPVYTLSRSYRAGGEDLAELVNRRFYGGTIDSLPWAGTYLGHGSLALHYVTGGQGMPDTDTGAVESTDAEVAKVVELVLAHATERPRESLMVITASERHAVRVNQAVLAAFSKRSELADFILGERAEPFTVVTLEQSVGQSRDRVIFSIGYGRTPHGRLLSNFGALAEPGGDRLLAVGMTRGRRGMDIVSCFRPEDIDETRMRHGIAALAQVLGEADQLQAAAPEYLSQDADPMVLDLAKRLARRGLDVHLGYRGKLTLVASHGGRAVVVETDQDVSKGSLRETLRLRPDVLRRLGWHYLRVHNFELFADPDAVAGRIAKLIGKGEPDAETAPITLPSLD is encoded by the coding sequence GTGTGGCGACTGGACAGGAAGACCGATGATGACGACGCGACGTCGGACATCGGGGACGACGACGCCCTGAACCCGCGCACGACGACGGCTCCGCACGCGCTCAGCCTGGGCGATCCCGGACTGGTCGCGGGCAACATCGCCGAGCCGGTCTGGAAGCGCTGGCGGGACGAGATCGCGGCCGTCGGCGGCGATTCGCCGCTCCTGCACTTCGAGGACAGCCCGCGGACGCGCATCGAGCTGAGCACGACGCATCCCGGCGGCCTGCCGCAGTTCATCACCGGGCAGAGCACGCTCCTCTCCAGCCTCATCCGCGACGAGTTGGCGCTGCGCACGGCGCGCGCGGCCGCGAACGCGATCACCACCAAGGGCATCGAGCTGCGCTCCGTGCGGGGCATCGAGTCCATCCACCTGGCTATCGGCCTGGCGCAGTGGCGGCACGGCACCGACGAGTTCTTCGCGCCCATCCTGCTGCGTCCGCTCGCCATCCGCCGGTACGGCCGCGACTTCGAGCTGAAGCTGAAGGGGCAGACGTTCCTCAACCCGGAGCTCGCGCGGGCCCTCAACGAGCAGTTCCAGATCACCCTGGATGCGGACGCCTTCGTCGCGCTCGCCGTCAGCAACGGGGTGTTCAAGCCGCAGCCGGTGATCGACCGTCTGCGCGGCCTCACGTCGCACCTCCCGTGGTTCAACGTGCAGCCGCGGCTGGTCGCGTCGTCGTTCGCCGACGTCGCGCCCGCGCTGACGGCGGAGGCCCGCGACCTCGACTCGGTGCTGCTGGATGCGTTGGCCGGCAACCCGACCGCGCGCACCACCGTCGAGAGCGCGTTCAACCCGGTGGAGCCGATCCGCCAGGACGAGCGTCCGCCCGCGACCGACACCCTCCTGCTCGACGCCGACGAGGCGCAGGAGAACGTCGTCGCGCAGATCGCCGCGGGCAACTCCCTGGTCGTCAAGACGCTCCCCGGCACCGGCGGAACGCAGACGATCGTGAACGCGATCGGCGCGCTCGTCGCCCAGCACAAGCGCGTGCTCGTGGTGAGCCCGCGCCGCTCCAGCCTGGACGACATCGCCCAGCGCCTCACCCAGGCCGGCCTCCCGGGCCTCGCCGTCACCCCGCGCACGCTCCGCCGCGACCTCGTACAGTCCATCGGACGCAACGAGAAGGCGACCCAGCCGCGGGTGACCGACGTCGACGAGGCGCTGGTGCGCCTGCGCAAGGTGCTCGTCGACTACCGCGCCGCGCTCACCCGGCGCGACCCCGTCCTCCGCGTGTCCGTGCTGGATGCGCTGCGCGAGCTCTCCCGGCTCTCCCTGCTGCCGTCCCCGCCGTCGACCACCGCCCGGCTCGGCCGCCGCGCGATCGAGCTGCTCGCCGGCGAGCGGGCGTCTTCTGCGGACGCGCTGATCCGCGCGGCCCGGCTCGGCGAATTCCGCTACGGCCCCAACGACTCGCCCTGGTACGGCGCCTCCTTCACCACGACGGAGGAGGGGAAGGCCGCGCACGAGCTCGCGAAGAAGCTGAACCGCGCCGAGCTGCCGCGCCTCCTCGACCGGGCGCAGGCGCTGATCGGGCAGACCCGGATGCGGCCGTTCGCATCCATCGCCGAGCTCGGCGTCTACCTGCGGCTGCTCCTCGACATCCGCGAGACCCTCGACAAGTTCACGCCGTCGGTCTTCGACCGCTCGCTCACCGAGCTCATCGCGGCCACCGCATCCCGTCGCGAGTCGCCGTCGATGTCGAGCGCGAACCGCCGCCGCCTGCGCAAGCACGCGCTCGAGTACGTGCGCCCGGGCGTGCACGTCACCGACCTCAACGAGAGCCTGCGCCGCATCCAGCAGCAGCGCATCCTGTGGAACCGCTTCGCCGTCGCCGGCGTCGTTCCCGAGGTGCCGGTCGGCATCGCCGACGTGCAGGTCGCCTACCAGCGTGTGGCGGAGGACCTGGCCCGGCTCGACATCCCGCTCAGCCGCACCGGTACACCGCAGTCGCTCGCCGTGCTTCCGGTCGAGGAGCTGACCCGTCAGCTCGCCGGACTCGCCGCCGAGTCGGAGGTGCTCGCCAACCTGCAGGAGCGCACCGCCCTGCTGACCCAGCTGCGCGACCTGGAGCTCGACCCGCTGATCTCCGACCTGTCGGTGCGCCACGTGCCCGAGACGCAGGTCAGTGCAGAGCTCGAACTCGCCTGGTGGCAGTCCGTGCTCGAGTCGCTCCTCGCCTCCGACCGCGCCCTGCTCAACGCCAACACCGGCGTGCTCGACCGGCTCGAGGCCGACTTCCGGCTCGTGGACGAGGCGCACGCCTCCGCCACCGGCAAGCAGCTGGCGTGGATGCTCGCCGAGACCTGGAAGATCGGCATCGTCGACTGGCCGGACGAGGCCGCCGCGCTCAAGCGGCTGCTGAAGGGCGGCGTGCCCACGGCGAGCTCGGTCACCGAGGCCGCCCCTCACCTGGCACGGCCGCTCGCTCCGGTGTGGCTGATCTCGCCGTACGAGATCCCGTCGATCGGCCGTGAGGTCGGCTTCGACGCGGTGCTGCTGGTGGATGCGGGAGCCTCGAGCCTGGCCGAGAACGTTCCGGTCATCAAGCGCGCCCGCCAGATCGTCGCGTTCGGCGATCCGGTGACGCAGACGCCGTCGCGCTTCGACATCGGCGTGCACGAGTACGGCACGACGGTCGAGGACATCGACGTGGATGCGCTCCACGCCGACTCGGCCCTCGCCCGCCTCTCCGATCTCCTGCCGGTCTACACGCTCAGCCGCTCGTACCGCGCCGGGGGAGAAGACCTGGCCGAGCTGGTCAACCGCCGCTTCTACGGCGGGACGATCGACTCCCTCCCGTGGGCCGGGACGTACCTCGGCCACGGCAGCCTCGCGCTCCACTACGTGACCGGCGGTCAGGGCATGCCCGACACCGACACCGGAGCCGTCGAGTCGACGGACGCCGAGGTCGCGAAGGTGGTCGAGCTGGTGCTCGCGCACGCCACCGAGCGTCCGCGCGAATCCCTCATGGTCATCACCGCGAGCGAGCGTCACGCCGTCCGCGTCAACCAGGCCGTCCTCGCCGCGTTCTCGAAGCGCTCGGAGCTGGCCGACTTCATCCTGGGAGAGCGCGCAGAGCCGTTCACCGTGGTGACGCTGGAGCAGTCCGTCGGCCAGAGCCGCGACCGCGTCATCTTCTCGATCGGCTACGGCCGCACCCCGCACGGCCGGCTGCTCTCGAACTTCGGCGCCCTCGCCGAGCCGGGCGGCGACCGCCTGCTCGCGGTCGGGATGACGCGCGGTCGTCGAGGCATGGACATCGTCTCCTGCTTCCGCCCGGAAGACATCGACGAGACGCGGATGCGCCACGGCATCGCCGCGCTGGCCCAGGTTCTCGGCGAGGCCGACCAGCTGCAGGCGGCGGCCCCGGAGTACCTCAGCCAGGATGCGGACCCGATGGTCCTGGACCTCGCGAAGCGTCTGGCGCGGCGGGGGCTGGATGTCCACCTCGGCTATCGCGGGAAGCTCACGCTGGTCGCCTCGCACGGCGGCCGGGCGGTCGTGGTCGAGACCGACCAGGACGTGTCGAAGGGCAGCCTCCGCGAGACGCTCCGCCTGCGGCCGGACGTGCTCCGCCGCCTCGGCTGGCACTACCTCCGGGTGCACAACTTCGAGCTCTTCGCCGACCCGGACGCGGTCGCGGGTCGCATCGCCAAGCTCATCGGCAAGGGCGAGCCCGACGCCGAGACGGCGCCGATCACCCTGCCGTCGCTCGACTGA
- the mscL gene encoding large-conductance mechanosensitive channel protein MscL — MLKGFREFILRGNVIDLAVAVVIGAAFTAVVTSIVTNLFNPLIGAIAMNDSLNNALTLTIGKAQLKFGAVLVSLINFLIIAVVVYFVFVFPMNLAKQRAERLRKKGVVEPDKPVTDLDLLTEIRDLLRAQQAPPQASGKHADPLP; from the coding sequence ATGCTCAAGGGCTTCCGGGAGTTCATCCTCCGCGGCAATGTCATCGACCTCGCGGTCGCGGTCGTCATCGGCGCCGCGTTCACCGCGGTGGTCACGTCCATCGTCACGAACCTGTTCAACCCGCTCATCGGCGCGATCGCCATGAACGACAGCCTGAACAACGCACTGACGCTGACGATCGGCAAGGCGCAGCTGAAGTTCGGCGCCGTCCTGGTGTCGCTGATCAACTTCCTGATCATCGCCGTCGTGGTCTACTTCGTGTTCGTCTTCCCGATGAACCTCGCGAAGCAGCGCGCCGAGCGCCTCCGCAAGAAGGGCGTGGTGGAGCCCGACAAGCCCGTCACCGATCTCGACCTCCTCACCGAGATCCGCGACCTGCTGCGCGCCCAGCAGGCGCCGCCGCAGGCCTCCGGCAAGCACGCCGACCCGCTCCCCTAG
- a CDS encoding FmdB family zinc ribbon protein has protein sequence MPTYSYSCRDCGHAFDIQQAFTDDALTVCPNCGGSLRKVFGTVGVTFNGSGFYRTDSRGGAKSGSSSDSGTSSSDSSKSSSSSSSGSSSSGSSSSTTSSTPSTPSSGSAA, from the coding sequence ATGCCCACATACTCCTACTCGTGCCGCGACTGCGGCCACGCCTTCGACATCCAGCAGGCCTTCACCGACGACGCCCTCACGGTGTGCCCGAACTGCGGCGGCTCGCTGCGCAAGGTGTTCGGCACGGTCGGGGTGACGTTCAACGGCTCCGGGTTCTACCGGACGGACTCGCGCGGCGGAGCGAAGAGCGGCTCCTCGTCGGATTCCGGCACGTCGTCATCGGATTCGTCGAAGTCGAGCTCGAGCTCGTCATCCGGCTCCTCCTCGTCCGGCTCCTCGTCCTCCACCACGTCCTCGACCCCGTCGACTCCGTCGTCCGGGTCCGCTGCGTAG
- a CDS encoding 5-formyltetrahydrofolate cyclo-ligase: MDPDTAAHRKRALRAELRERRQNLTTTERQSATAGLTRHLVDLATDLSARSVAAYLSTPIEPDTRPFVNWARAQGMRVLLPISREDGLLDWTTGDGESETEGLFGLPEAIGELLGPIAINDVDLILVPAAAVDASGMRMGWGRGYFDKTLGSMEKCPPVYAVLFDGELVDEVPRERHDQPVDGAVTPTRIVQFT; encoded by the coding sequence ATGGACCCGGACACCGCCGCACATCGCAAGCGCGCCCTGCGCGCCGAGCTCCGGGAGCGGCGCCAGAACCTCACGACGACGGAGCGCCAGTCGGCCACCGCCGGTCTCACCCGCCACCTCGTCGACCTCGCGACGGACCTGTCGGCCCGCTCCGTCGCCGCGTACCTCTCCACTCCCATCGAGCCGGACACCCGACCATTCGTCAACTGGGCCCGCGCCCAGGGGATGCGCGTGCTCCTCCCCATCTCCCGCGAAGACGGCCTGCTCGACTGGACCACCGGCGACGGCGAGAGCGAGACCGAGGGGCTGTTCGGCCTGCCGGAAGCCATCGGCGAACTCCTCGGTCCGATCGCGATCAACGACGTCGACCTCATCCTGGTCCCGGCCGCGGCGGTGGACGCCAGCGGCATGCGGATGGGCTGGGGACGCGGCTACTTCGACAAGACGCTCGGGAGCATGGAAAAATGTCCCCCGGTGTACGCCGTGCTGTTCGACGGCGAACTCGTGGACGAGGTGCCGCGCGAGCGGCACGACCAGCCGGTGGATGGGGCGGTCACCCCCACCCGGATCGTCCAGTTCACCTGA